TTCATCAAGAAATCAAGACAAATCTGGAAGTGGGATTCGCCACGGGAGACGACGTGCGGTGGAGGAAGCAGTTTCGACATTTCGTCCATCTGCTTCTTCAATTCCTCGACCTGTTTGTTTAACTCGACGATTTCGTTGAGTAACCCTTTGGTCGAAATGTCTTTCTCCGCCGAAATTCGTTCACCCATGACTTTCGCTTCTTCCGGTGAGAGTCCGTAGGCGGTTTGCGCCAGCGTATCGACTTGCATTTGAGGATACTTCTGGTTGAATTTGCGAACTGACTCCTGCAAATTCGACTGTTTCTTCCGGAGGTCGACATTAATCTTTTCTACTTTGGCGACCAGACTTTGAAAATCGCGCTCCGCCGACGATTGCGACGAACAGCCCGCTACCAGCAATATTGCGAGCAAGAGCATCGCGAGGATTTTTAATCGAAGCGTCATGTTGTTCTCCTTTTATGAGAAAATTCAATCCTAAAGATAAGGGCAAAATTCCGGTAGATGCAATGAATCCTGTGAGTTGGCTAAAACATCACATTTGAACGAACTCGAAAAAAATTCTATATTTGCAAATTAAAGGTTAAGAGGTTGTTGTGCTTCGGATTGAAGGAATATATACGGCGCTGGTTACACCATTTGCGAACGGAACCTTGGACGAGAGTCGATTGCGCTCGTTGATTGCCAAACAAATCGATGCTGGAATTCACGGAGTAGTGATTGCCGGTACGACTGGAGAAGGCCCGGTACTTGACAGCGATGAGTGGGAACAGGCGGTACGGATAGCTGTTACTGAACGCGGTTCACTCAAGATAATCGCGAATGCTGGTACGAATAACACCATGCATTCCATTGAGAAGGCTAAGATTGCCGAACAACTTGGTGCTGATGCGATCCTTGTTATTACCCCCTATTACAACAAACCAACTCAGAATGGGATGATTCGACATTTTGAAGCGGTAGCCAACGCCACAAAATTACCGGTGATGCTATACAACGTCCCCTCGCGCACCGGTTGCGAATTACTTCCCGATTCCTGTCTTACCTTGCTTAGCACCCCCAATATTGTGAGTATCAAACAAGCAGTGGCCAATCTCGACCGGTTTACTGAAATTCGTCAAGTCGTTGGAAACCGCTGGACGATTCTCTCAGGGGAAGATTCGCTCTTCCTTCCAATGCTGGGTCTTGGCGCTGATGGAATTGTTTCGGTGCTTTCCAATGTCGCTCCCAACCAATTTGTGCGAATGTATGAAGCGGCGAAAGCGAATCGTTGGCAGGAAGCGCAACAACTCCACTACGCCCTATACGATTTGATGAGATTATTATTTATTGAAACATCGCCAGCGCCAGTAAAAGCAGCGATGCGCATGATCGGTGAGGATTGCGGGGATGTAAGGTTACCACTGGTTCCACTCAGCGACGGATGGATTGAACCCCTACGACAGGCTTTGCTCAAAGCACGGGAGGCGTGATGATAAAAGTAGCTCTGTTTGGTGCGGGACGCATGGGGGATGCCATCGCGCAAAAGATTTCTGCCACATCCGACATTACGCTGCACGAGCTTTTCGAGCGAAATGACAGTGGGTCGGTTGGTAAACTGAGAAACGGTTCGATGGTGTTGCCGGAACGCTCTGCGGAAAATAGTAATGCCGATATCTTTGTCGATTTCACTGAACCAATTTCCGCGATGCAGCATTTCCGATTAGCAGCACAACTGCATTTACCAATTGTTGTTGGAACAACAGGACTATCGAAAAATCAATTGGAAGAAGTGCGGGAGTCGTCCGTTCATATCCCATGTCTGTTTGCGCCAAATTTATCGTTGGGTGTGAATCTGTTGTACGACATCGTCGCACAAGCGGCAAGCTCGCTGCCACCGGAATACGATATCGAAATTGTGGAACAACATCACCGGTTAAAAATTGATAAACCGAGCGGAACCGCGCTCCAATTGGCAAGAGTCATCGGTTCAGCAAGAGGTACGCCTCCAGAAATCCACGCACTCCGCGGCGGCGAAGTTGTCGGTACCCATACAATTATTTTTTCCGGTCCGGGTGAGCGACTGGAATTTACTCATGAAGCGTTTTCCCGCAGTGCGTTTGCAACCGGTGTGTTGCAAGCAGTGCGTTTTCTCGTGAACCGTGAACCCGGATTGTACTTTGTGGGCGATGCACTGGGATTGCGGTAACAATGCCACTGTTAGTACAAAAATATGGTGGAAAAGTTGTCGAGACACCGGAACAGATCAAGCGGATTGCCCAACGACTGTTAGCGCTACATGAGAGTGGTCAGGAATTAATCGTCGTCATTTCAGCGCCGGGAAATCTTACCGATCAACTGATCCAGATGGCACAAGAGGTCGCGAGCAATCCCGACCGTCGCGAGTTGGATGCGCTATTGGCGGTGGGAGAACGAATGAGTTCCACCCGACTTGTGATGGCGATTAATCAGATAGCTGGAAAACAAGCTGCCGTTTCGTTTACCGGTTCTCAGGTCGGGATTATCACCGACGAAAACCACGGCGCTGCAAAAATTTTGGAAGTACGCGGCGACCGGATTCGCGAAGCGCTTAAAGAGAAGAAAATTGTTGTCGTAGCTGGTTTTCAAGGCGTTTCGCGACAAAAGGAAGTAACGACCTTAGGCCGCGGCGGCAGCGATCTAACCGCGGTAGCGATTGCCGCCTCGTTGGGGGCGAACCGTTGCGAACTTTACAAAGACGTCGAAGGAATTTTTACCGCCGATCCGCACGATGTGGCCGACGCCCGATTGTTAGAAACGTTGGACTATGACGAATTGGCGGCATTGTCGCGCTCGGGATTGAAAGCGGTACAAACCGATGCGGTTGAATTAGCGCGTGACAGTCGAGTTCCCTTAGCCGTTGGTTTAGCTGAGAGCGGGAAAATCGGAACGATTGTATCCCATCGCGCATTTTCACCGACTCCGATTACTGCATTAACCTTGCGTAAACAAGTTGAGTTATTTTCCACTGATGTCGATCCGCTTGAGCAGTGCATCCGCTTGCCCGGTTTCCCTGCCGCACAGCTCATCACTCCGGGAAGAACCTGGGTACTGGCACCAGTGGATGAAGCGCTTCCGATTGCTGCGCACTTTGGTAGTGCGTGCCACCGTGAAACCTGCGACACGATTGCTGTCGTTGGTGGAGGTGTCTATCCCGGCTCACCAGTTTGCCGGGAGTTGCTGGTTGATTTGCGAGATTTGTGCGAAGCGTTACGCTTGTTATGGAACTTGACGGGTGCCATGACTGTTGCCGTTTCTGGTGGAGTTGGCAGCGCGGTAATAAAACGATGGCACCGGAATGCTGAGGAAAATGGATGGTTACCGCGCGGCTACCGCAAGGGTGGCAGTTGACCCGCGCCGCTTGTTTTTCGCTTATATTAGTATGTTTGCTGGTTACCGTTTCGCCAGGTAGGGAGGAAGGGACTGTGCCGGATCCGCTTAAGAATAAGTATTCTACTCAACAATCGAGTTTTCAGCCGAACGTTTTACGTACGACTTTGGATGGGCAGCCTCTGATTCGAATCGGATTGTTGGAAGGCTACGAAAAAATCGATTTTCGGGTGAAGGGACAATTCCGGATAACGAAATTGGATGGGAGTGTTATCCTTTCTAATCACAACTCTGACCTTAAATGGCGGTCAAAACCGGAAGGGACAGTCCAAACAGCGCGCTTCACTTATTCGGTATTGGCAGAAGTCGGATCGAATGAACTGGAGGCTCAACAACTTTGTCGGAAATACGAACAAAAAGGAGTCGCGGCGACACTGCAGAAGATCGGCGGCTCTATCGTTGTCAACAATCGTGAGGTTGGTAATAATACCCGCTATCGTATCCTCATCGGCAGCTATTCCCGCGAGCATGATGCCATCAAAGCGATGAGCCATGTAGAAACAACAACTCCCCGGGTCGTGCGTTCCCGGCTCGCTGGTACTATTGGAAGAATCGAAGTGTACGATTCCGAAGCGATAGTGACCGAAATCATCGACCTCGGTTTCCGGATCGAACCAGAAGAAAATGATACTGAAACGACGCTGTTCGCTGTAAAAATCGGCAGTGGATTTCAGTGGGAAAAAGAAGAGGATCGTACTTACCGCGGCGCTATTGAGATTCGGTTCGATAACGAAGGGAAAATGGAAGCGATCAATGAACTTTCCCTCGACGATTATATCGAAGGGGTGCTTCCTTCCGAAATGCCCAGCGATTTTCCTCTCGAAGCATTGAAAGCGCAAGCGGTCGCCGCACGTTCCGAAACCTTGTCGAAAGTTGGCACCAAACATATTAACGACCACTATCATCTGTGTGCGCATGTTCATTGCCAAGTTTACTCCGGTGTTACCCGGCGTATCGAAAGTGCGTCGAGAGCGGTACAGGAAACCCGTGGCGAATTGATGCGGTGGCAGAAGGAATTGGTGGAAGCATCGTATTGCTCCAATTCCGGCGGTCATACTGAAAACCGCGAGAATGTATGGGCAGCGCCGCCCGTGCCCTACCTAACAGGAAAAGTAGATTCCGACGACAGCTATCGCAAAAAGTTCAAACTTGACTTACGACGGGAAGAGGATGCCCGTAGTTGGATTGATTCCAAACCTACGGTCTATTCTAATCCGGCAGGGATAACCCAAGTCGCATCCCTAATGCGTTTGGCAAAGAATTTCCGTTGGGAGGTCACGATTTCCCGCCGTGATTTAGAAGAAATCATGCGAAAAAAACTCGGCGAAGATATTGGAACAGTGTACGATATCGTTCCGATTGTCCGAGGAGTTAGCGGGAGAATCATTGAAATTGAGTTTCTTGGCAGCCGGCGAAATCTACGTGTCAAGAAAGAACTCGCTATCCGTCGCGCACTCTCTTCTACGGCATTACAATCCAGTTGTTTCTATGTGACGGCTGAAGTCGACCGCGATGGTGTTCCGACCGAGTTTACGTTCAAAGGTGCCGGATTCGGACACGGTGTTGGCATGTGCCAAACCGGTGCCGCTGTGATGGCATTAAAGAAGAAAACCTATTTGGAAATTCTCAAGCAGTACTACCCCGGCGCTGTTGTCGAGCGCCTCTTCGATGGACGGTAAAACCAAGTGGCAGATGGCGTCTTCGGTTGGGATGACGAATTCGATGCTTTGCTTGACGGGGCAAAAAATAGAAAGCAGAAAATCGAACTCGAGCAAGGGGAACGTCGCAAAGTTGCGATCCTGTTTCTTGACATCCAAGGATTCACCAAGCTTTCGCAACGGTTAGACCCGGAAGAAGCACGCCGGATTGCCGATACTGCATTGCGGGTGTTTACTGGTATCATCAAGCAATTCAGCGGTCGTGTCGATAAGTTTCTTGGTGATGGTTTAATGGCGTTGTTCGGTTCGGAACGTGCCAGCGAACACGATATCGAACATGCTCTTCTTACTGGACTTGAGTGTATCCGCCAGCTTCAAGAAGTTAACGCAAGGCTTGCGACCCGCAACCTTCCCGATTTAAGTATACGCATCGGTGTAAACTACGGCGAAGTCGTCGTGGGAACGATTGCCAGCGAATCCGGATCGGAAACTGCCATGGGTGCGATGGTGAACCTTGCACAGCGGATGGAGTCAAACGCCCCAACCAATCGGATTCTGGTTCCAGTGGCAGTTCTTGCAAAGACCCACGGTCGTTTTCAGGTTTCCGAACCAAGAACAATCACTGTTAAAGGGTTCGATCAGTCTATTGCTGTGGTGGAAGTTTCCGGCTTGCAGCCTGCACATGGTCTCGAGCAAGCGTCGATTCCGATGGTGGATCGTTTCAGCGAAGTGGCGCGATTGAGCGAATGGTTAAAAGATCTCCCGCATCCGATATTTGTAACCGGTCCCGCAGGAATTGGAAAAAGCCGGCTTATCTCCGAAGTATTAGCAAACTATTCTCGCAAGATTGTTGTGATTCGACCCCCAGCGGCAATACCCATTTCGTATGGGTTAATCGGTGCTTTTCTGCGGCGTTTGTTATCATTGAGCCCCGATTCGATTGATCTCATCCAATTGAAAGCCGCTCTTGAACAATTTGCCATTGACAACGATTCGGTTGTCGAGCGGCTCGGTGTATTGCTTGGTATCCGTGGTGCCGGTTCGTCGTTACGCTCTTTATCGAGTGAAGCGCTCTTTCGAGAATTAGTTGCGGCTTTGCGGTTGTTGTTTGAGCGGCTGCCGCAACAAGAGACAGTTTGGGTATTCGAAGAAGGGCAATGGTATGACGACATCTCCTTGCGGCTATTGAGTGAAGCAGGCGATGCAATAACTGCTCCGATCTGGCGTGAAATGGTGATGCGCGATCTTAACGAGGGTGTGTTACCGGATCGATTTCGGCAATTAGATCAAATTCATTTATCGCCATTGTCTGAACGCGAAGCCGAGCTGCTGATAACAACACAGTATCCCGGTCTTGAGTTGCCGGAACGAGTAATGAACCTATGGCGTGACCGTGCTGCCGGTTCACCATTACTGCTATTGGAACTGGGACGGTTTCTCGAAACGCAAGGGCATCTAATCAAATCGGAAAATGGCAGTTGGCGGTTGTCAGGATGGATCGAAGAGTTTGGCTTGCCCGAATCGCTATCTGCACTGTTTCGTTCCCGGCTCGATACTTTAAAACCAAATGAAAAGCAATGGGTACAGTTAGCTTCTGTCGAAGGTGCCGGTTTCCGTAGAGCAATTGTAGAGCGGATGGGTGAAGTATTGGAGTTTCCGCCGCCACCGTGGGAGAGTCTCATTACATCCGGTTGGTTTCACCCCTTTGAAGACGATTTCGGTCGCTTTAAAACGCCATTAGCGCAAGAAGCAGCCTACACCGCTTTGTTGAAATCGAATCGGGATGCCCTCCATCGGGTAGCTGCCGAGTCTTATCAAATGCTCTATGCCGAACGAGTCGACGAATTTGCCCCAATGTTGGCTCGGCACTGGCTTGGCGCCAATGAGCCGGAAAATGCCATCGATGCGCTAATTCGATGGCGCAAGTATGCAATCTTCCGCTACGATTCGAGTTCGACTCTGACCGCCGCGCAAAAAACGATTGAGCTACTTGAGCAATATCCGATTTCCAATGCTAAACGCATCAAACTTGACTGTTTACTCGATGAAGCAAAGATTCGCCGGATACACGCCGATTTTCAACGTGCCGAGCCGAAATT
This genomic window from bacterium contains:
- a CDS encoding tetratricopeptide repeat protein is translated as MADGVFGWDDEFDALLDGAKNRKQKIELEQGERRKVAILFLDIQGFTKLSQRLDPEEARRIADTALRVFTGIIKQFSGRVDKFLGDGLMALFGSERASEHDIEHALLTGLECIRQLQEVNARLATRNLPDLSIRIGVNYGEVVVGTIASESGSETAMGAMVNLAQRMESNAPTNRILVPVAVLAKTHGRFQVSEPRTITVKGFDQSIAVVEVSGLQPAHGLEQASIPMVDRFSEVARLSEWLKDLPHPIFVTGPAGIGKSRLISEVLANYSRKIVVIRPPAAIPISYGLIGAFLRRLLSLSPDSIDLIQLKAALEQFAIDNDSVVERLGVLLGIRGAGSSLRSLSSEALFRELVAALRLLFERLPQQETVWVFEEGQWYDDISLRLLSEAGDAITAPIWREMVMRDLNEGVLPDRFRQLDQIHLSPLSEREAELLITTQYPGLELPERVMNLWRDRAAGSPLLLLELGRFLETQGHLIKSENGSWRLSGWIEEFGLPESLSALFRSRLDTLKPNEKQWVQLASVEGAGFRRAIVERMGEVLEFPPPPWESLITSGWFHPFEDDFGRFKTPLAQEAAYTALLKSNRDALHRVAAESYQMLYAERVDEFAPMLARHWLGANEPENAIDALIRWRKYAIFRYDSSSTLTAAQKTIELLEQYPISNAKRIKLDCLLDEAKIRRIHADFQRAEPKLVEALALLDPTTDSLDYAKTMMEFAYLWYDQGKIPASFESLQKAYEQCPKDTEEARECELRMADNLRMLGRAKEGLEIIQKCHDLLTEESSDIFRARAHLVLGALYQVSGLIEQAEDAYLESMEVSERVGDRLNYAIVCSSLAHFYTIHKEHEKAIRLLSDTIATLDRIGDKVRAIRARNSLSGVYVMQRKFAEAEELLLQCTLQAKLINNGVLEQAIRTNLGILAGMQGKLEEAETQFRECVTICEKFGAVDPLQSGMINLMQITSMRGLWQEVVEGASELRRLAVQAGNRSSEIDAILFLSVAHLYLKQPETALELTSAIQKEEQSPRYGIILSVLALAATLLKQSDAMVKRKTAREHRIEDDETGWLLRYQAALLAGESVDDDPMTAGPLVAERAALIYAEITGDSVSLPAAMESFQKAGATGYVSRCVELLKGNS
- the dapA gene encoding 4-hydroxy-tetrahydrodipicolinate synthase, translating into MLRIEGIYTALVTPFANGTLDESRLRSLIAKQIDAGIHGVVIAGTTGEGPVLDSDEWEQAVRIAVTERGSLKIIANAGTNNTMHSIEKAKIAEQLGADAILVITPYYNKPTQNGMIRHFEAVANATKLPVMLYNVPSRTGCELLPDSCLTLLSTPNIVSIKQAVANLDRFTEIRQVVGNRWTILSGEDSLFLPMLGLGADGIVSVLSNVAPNQFVRMYEAAKANRWQEAQQLHYALYDLMRLLFIETSPAPVKAAMRMIGEDCGDVRLPLVPLSDGWIEPLRQALLKAREA
- the dapB gene encoding 4-hydroxy-tetrahydrodipicolinate reductase, with protein sequence MIKVALFGAGRMGDAIAQKISATSDITLHELFERNDSGSVGKLRNGSMVLPERSAENSNADIFVDFTEPISAMQHFRLAAQLHLPIVVGTTGLSKNQLEEVRESSVHIPCLFAPNLSLGVNLLYDIVAQAASSLPPEYDIEIVEQHHRLKIDKPSGTALQLARVIGSARGTPPEIHALRGGEVVGTHTIIFSGPGERLEFTHEAFSRSAFATGVLQAVRFLVNREPGLYFVGDALGLR
- a CDS encoding aspartate kinase; the encoded protein is MPLLVQKYGGKVVETPEQIKRIAQRLLALHESGQELIVVISAPGNLTDQLIQMAQEVASNPDRRELDALLAVGERMSSTRLVMAINQIAGKQAAVSFTGSQVGIITDENHGAAKILEVRGDRIREALKEKKIVVVAGFQGVSRQKEVTTLGRGGSDLTAVAIAASLGANRCELYKDVEGIFTADPHDVADARLLETLDYDELAALSRSGLKAVQTDAVELARDSRVPLAVGLAESGKIGTIVSHRAFSPTPITALTLRKQVELFSTDVDPLEQCIRLPGFPAAQLITPGRTWVLAPVDEALPIAAHFGSACHRETCDTIAVVGGGVYPGSPVCRELLVDLRDLCEALRLLWNLTGAMTVAVSGGVGSAVIKRWHRNAEENGWLPRGYRKGGS
- a CDS encoding SpoIID/LytB domain-containing protein; its protein translation is MVTARLPQGWQLTRAACFSLILVCLLVTVSPGREEGTVPDPLKNKYSTQQSSFQPNVLRTTLDGQPLIRIGLLEGYEKIDFRVKGQFRITKLDGSVILSNHNSDLKWRSKPEGTVQTARFTYSVLAEVGSNELEAQQLCRKYEQKGVAATLQKIGGSIVVNNREVGNNTRYRILIGSYSREHDAIKAMSHVETTTPRVVRSRLAGTIGRIEVYDSEAIVTEIIDLGFRIEPEENDTETTLFAVKIGSGFQWEKEEDRTYRGAIEIRFDNEGKMEAINELSLDDYIEGVLPSEMPSDFPLEALKAQAVAARSETLSKVGTKHINDHYHLCAHVHCQVYSGVTRRIESASRAVQETRGELMRWQKELVEASYCSNSGGHTENRENVWAAPPVPYLTGKVDSDDSYRKKFKLDLRREEDARSWIDSKPTVYSNPAGITQVASLMRLAKNFRWEVTISRRDLEEIMRKKLGEDIGTVYDIVPIVRGVSGRIIEIEFLGSRRNLRVKKELAIRRALSSTALQSSCFYVTAEVDRDGVPTEFTFKGAGFGHGVGMCQTGAAVMALKKKTYLEILKQYYPGAVVERLFDGR